The genomic region CGGGGAATTCCAACCTCCCGTAAAGAGCTGCTTAATCTTATCCGTTTCCGGGCTGCTGCTCTGCCAGTGCCGGAAATAATCTATGGTGCAGACCGGGTTTTCCAGGGGAGGGCGCAGGGAATCCTGATTACCCGTGAATTGACTGGTTACCAGAGCCTTGATGAACTGCTGCGAGAATGGCGGATCAGGGGGTTGCCAGAGACTTTTCTTGCCCAGCTACTCTTTCCTCCCCTTAGCGGAATGATCCGGAATATGCACCAACAGGGGTTTCGCCATAATTGTTTGTATGGCAAGCATATTTTTGTCAGACTGACGCCACCACCGGCTGAGATCTGTTCGGAGGCAACTGATCCATCCTCTGTCAGGGTCAGCCCGGTGTTTATTGATTTGGAAAAAGTCCGTTTTTTCCCCTTAAAACAGCGCAATATTGTCCGGGATCTGGGTCAGCTGCATCGGCATACGGATTTTTCCCATGCCCAGTGGCAACACTTTATCGATACCTATCTGGCTCCCCTTCCAGAGGCAGCGCAGATCCGGGCTCGATTGGGCAAACAGAAAAAAAGCCGTTCATCAGCTGAACGGGTGTTATTGTAATTCTCTTTATGGCTGATAAAACCTATAAACTTGCCTTTGTGGTGTCACTCTATTTTGAGTACGGCGGCATGCAGCGTACCATGCTGCGGATCGCCCTCGAGTGTGCCAGACAAGGGCATCAGGTGGATATCTATACCGGTAAATGGCTGGGAAAACGGCCGGAAAAGATCGGCATTCACGAAGTCAATACCTGGTCACTGACCAACCATGGCAGCAATGATAAGTTGGCCCGTACATTTAAACGGGAAACGATGAATAATTGCTATGATTGTTTGGTGGGATTCACCAAAATCCCCGGCCTGGATGTGTACTATGCTGGTGATCCCTGCTATGCTGCCCGGGTTGAAGAAACCAAGGGGTTTCTGTTTACCCTGAGCCCCAGGCATCGGGCTTTTCGCCGCCAGGAAGAGGCTGTTTTTTCCCGGGGGTCTGGCACCGAATTTCTCCTTATTGCTCATCAGGAACAGGATAAG from Candidatus Anaeroferrophillus wilburensis harbors:
- a CDS encoding inaA protein, which produces MKYRHCYSNPHWLQLLQDNGLNDFDTLWDLEHDWFEPPNRRRGGWSGVCRLELKGEGGSVLSVFMKRQENHMARTLRHPFRGIPTSRKELLNLIRFRAAALPVPEIIYGADRVFQGRAQGILITRELTGYQSLDELLREWRIRGLPETFLAQLLFPPLSGMIRNMHQQGFRHNCLYGKHIFVRLTPPPAEICSEATDPSSVRVSPVFIDLEKVRFFPLKQRNIVRDLGQLHRHTDFSHAQWQHFIDTYLAPLPEAAQIRARLGKQKKSRSSAERVLL